A stretch of the Desulfuromonas sp. TF genome encodes the following:
- the truB gene encoding tRNA pseudouridine(55) synthase TruB, with the protein MNGLLIIDKPQGMTSFDVVRRVRKLCGTRRVGHAGTLDPLATGVLPVAVGEGTRIVQFLMEGDKTYRATLKLGEITDTQDAEGEILERRPVAGVTEEKLTEACRSWEGTVNQVPPMYSALKKDGVPLYRLARKGIEIERQARQVEIRRLEIIDVHLPYMSFEVDCSKGTYIRSLCHDLGLALGPGAHLTALRRTRNGTFRESDSITLEKLAEDANAGISPGLLSLEESLGGFPSFDVSEAAASRLRHGVPPELTSVDGPVHLEEGKKVLLLRDGNLLAVASFAPSRNQEKRGDFELLRVFNRPGHE; encoded by the coding sequence ATGAACGGCCTGTTGATCATTGACAAACCGCAGGGGATGACCTCCTTCGATGTGGTGCGGCGGGTGCGCAAACTGTGCGGGACCCGGCGTGTCGGTCATGCCGGAACCCTCGATCCCCTCGCCACCGGCGTTCTCCCGGTCGCTGTGGGCGAAGGGACGCGCATCGTCCAGTTTCTCATGGAGGGAGACAAAACCTATCGGGCCACCCTCAAGCTTGGTGAAATCACCGATACGCAGGATGCCGAAGGTGAAATCCTTGAACGGCGGCCGGTGGCTGGAGTGACGGAGGAAAAACTGACGGAGGCCTGTCGCTCCTGGGAGGGGACAGTAAACCAGGTTCCTCCCATGTATTCCGCCCTCAAGAAGGACGGTGTTCCGCTGTACCGCCTTGCCCGGAAGGGGATAGAGATCGAACGGCAGGCGCGTCAGGTTGAGATCCGGCGGCTGGAGATTATCGATGTCCATCTCCCCTATATGTCCTTCGAGGTGGACTGCTCCAAAGGGACTTACATCCGCAGCCTATGCCACGACCTCGGCCTCGCCCTGGGACCGGGAGCCCACCTGACGGCCCTGCGACGGACCCGCAACGGCACTTTCAGGGAATCGGACAGCATTACCCTGGAAAAACTCGCCGAAGATGCGAATGCCGGTATTTCGCCTGGGCTGCTTTCCCTGGAGGAGTCTCTGGGGGGATTTCCCTCTTTCGACGTGTCGGAGGCGGCAGCGTCCCGTCTTCGACACGGCGTGCCGCCGGAGTTGACTTCCGTCGACGGACCAGTGCACTTGGAGGAAGGGAAGAAGGTTCTGCTTCTCCGAGATGGAAACCTGCTGGCGGTCGCCTCCTTCGCTCCCTCGCGAAACCAGGAAAAGCGCGGCGATTTTGAGCTTTTAAGGGTTTTTAACCGTCCTGGACATGAGTGA
- the rpsO gene encoding 30S ribosomal protein S15 has translation MLATERKQEIIDKFKTHEGDTGSPEVQIALLSERITYLTEHFRTHKKDHHSRRGLLKIVGQRRRLLDYLKKKDVERYRTVIQALGIRR, from the coding sequence GTGCTCGCCACGGAACGCAAGCAGGAAATCATTGATAAGTTCAAGACCCACGAGGGAGACACCGGGTCTCCGGAGGTGCAGATCGCTCTCCTTTCCGAGCGCATCACCTATCTGACCGAGCATTTCCGTACCCACAAGAAAGATCATCATTCCCGTCGGGGTCTTCTCAAGATCGTCGGTCAGAGAAGACGTCTGCTGGACTACCTGAAGAAAAAGGATGTCGAGCGCTATCGCACGGTCATCCAGGCTCTGGGAATCCGCAGGTAA
- the pnp gene encoding polyribonucleotide nucleotidyltransferase, whose translation MAYHKVEIEFNGQPLTLETGKMARQAHGAIVITYGDTKVLCTVVSATKMREGMDFFPLTVNYQEKFYAAGKIPGSFFRRERGATERETLICRLIDRPMRPLFPKGYLFETQIMPTVISADLVNDPDTLAMVAASAAVTVSDIPFHGPIAAVRVGRVGGQLIANPTLQQMTESDIEIVVSGSRDAVMMVEGEADLVSEDEMLEAIFFGHQSLQPLIDLQLKLQEMVGKAKREFRAPEVDAALEARVTELAEAKLIEAAKLREKQERYATIDQIKDEVKEALETDFEGRAGEISSILGSISKRVVRQMVVRDKVRIDGRDMKTIRPITSEIGTLPRAHGSALFTRGETQALVAVALGTSSDEQRMDNIQGMEFKKFLLHYNFPPFCVGETSMRLFPGRREIGHGMLAERSIAKVLPKWDDFPYTIRIVSDILESNGSSSMASVCGSSLSLMEAGVPISAPVAGIAMGLIKEGDDVAVLSDILGDEDHLGDMDFKVTGTAEGVAALQMDIKITGVDRAIMKQALEQAKEGRIHILGKMAEAISAPRAELSPYAPRITTIYVKSDQVRTVIGSGGKNIRGIIEATGCSIDIEDDGRINIASADGDACKKAIKMIRDLTQEAEVGKLYEGTVRKVMEFGAFVEIFPGMDGLVHISELDKERVRNVTDILNEGDRVLVKCIGIDKQGKIKLSRKEALGQTLPE comes from the coding sequence ATGGCTTACCACAAAGTGGAAATTGAATTCAACGGTCAACCGCTGACCCTTGAAACAGGAAAGATGGCACGGCAGGCCCATGGCGCAATCGTCATTACCTACGGCGACACCAAGGTTTTGTGTACGGTCGTTTCGGCCACCAAGATGCGGGAGGGGATGGACTTTTTTCCCCTTACCGTCAATTACCAGGAAAAGTTTTACGCTGCCGGCAAGATTCCCGGATCCTTCTTTCGCCGGGAACGAGGAGCTACGGAGCGCGAAACCCTGATCTGCCGCCTCATCGACCGTCCCATGCGCCCCCTGTTTCCGAAGGGGTATCTTTTCGAAACCCAGATCATGCCGACCGTCATCTCGGCCGACCTGGTCAACGATCCCGACACCCTGGCAATGGTCGCGGCCTCGGCGGCGGTCACCGTCTCCGATATCCCTTTCCACGGACCCATTGCCGCCGTCCGCGTCGGCCGTGTAGGGGGACAACTGATCGCCAACCCGACCCTTCAGCAGATGACCGAAAGCGATATTGAGATTGTCGTTTCCGGCTCCAGGGATGCCGTCATGATGGTGGAGGGGGAAGCTGACCTGGTCTCCGAGGACGAGATGCTTGAGGCAATTTTCTTCGGCCATCAGTCTCTTCAGCCTCTGATCGACTTGCAGCTCAAGCTGCAGGAGATGGTCGGCAAAGCCAAGCGCGAGTTCCGGGCTCCCGAGGTGGATGCCGCACTGGAAGCCAGGGTAACCGAACTTGCCGAGGCGAAACTCATTGAAGCCGCCAAGCTCCGCGAAAAGCAGGAGCGCTATGCCACCATCGACCAGATCAAGGATGAAGTCAAAGAGGCTCTGGAGACGGACTTTGAAGGACGGGCAGGGGAAATCTCCTCCATCCTCGGCTCCATTTCCAAGCGCGTGGTGCGCCAGATGGTCGTCAGGGACAAGGTGCGCATCGACGGTCGGGACATGAAGACCATCCGTCCCATCACCTCCGAGATCGGAACCCTCCCTCGAGCCCACGGCAGCGCCCTGTTCACCCGCGGCGAGACCCAGGCACTGGTGGCCGTGGCCCTCGGAACCTCGTCGGACGAACAGCGCATGGACAACATCCAGGGGATGGAATTCAAGAAATTCCTTCTTCACTACAATTTTCCTCCCTTCTGCGTCGGGGAAACGAGCATGCGCCTCTTTCCGGGCCGCCGGGAGATCGGGCACGGCATGCTGGCCGAGCGCTCCATCGCCAAGGTGCTCCCCAAGTGGGATGATTTTCCCTATACCATCCGCATCGTCTCCGATATTCTCGAGTCGAACGGATCCTCTTCCATGGCCAGCGTTTGCGGCTCTTCCCTTTCCCTGATGGAAGCCGGTGTTCCGATCTCGGCCCCGGTGGCGGGCATCGCCATGGGTCTGATCAAGGAAGGCGACGATGTGGCGGTTCTCTCCGACATTCTCGGCGACGAGGACCATCTGGGCGATATGGACTTCAAAGTCACCGGCACTGCCGAGGGCGTCGCCGCCCTGCAGATGGACATCAAGATCACCGGCGTGGACAGAGCAATCATGAAGCAGGCTCTCGAGCAGGCCAAGGAAGGACGTATTCACATCCTGGGGAAGATGGCCGAGGCGATCTCCGCTCCTCGTGCCGAACTCTCTCCCTATGCCCCCCGGATTACCACCATCTACGTCAAATCCGATCAGGTGCGTACCGTTATCGGTTCGGGCGGCAAGAACATCCGTGGCATCATCGAAGCGACCGGCTGTTCCATCGACATCGAGGACGATGGCCGGATCAACATCGCTTCCGCCGATGGCGACGCATGCAAGAAAGCCATCAAGATGATCCGCGATCTCACCCAGGAAGCTGAAGTCGGCAAACTCTACGAAGGAACGGTCCGGAAGGTCATGGAGTTCGGCGCCTTTGTCGAGATTTTCCCCGGAATGGACGGTCTCGTACATATTTCGGAACTGGACAAGGAACGGGTCCGCAATGTCACCGATATCCTCAATGAAGGTGACCGGGTGCTCGTAAAGTGCATTGGGATAGACAAACAGGGCAAGATCAAGCTTTCGCGCAAAGAGGCTTTAGGTCAGACCCTCCCCGAGTGA